GAATATTCTTCCGTGGTGAGTCACGTAGGGAACGGCGGGTCTCCGGTCCGTCCAGTCGCGCTGTTCGTGTTGGGTGTCCCTCGATCCGGGACGTCGGCGGTCACGCGGGTCCTTTCACTGTGCGGCGCCACGCTCCCGGCCGGCCTGTCCGGCGCCGACCCACGCAACCCGCGTGGGTACTGGGAGCCCCGGGCCGCCCTCCACCTCAACAACACGATCTTGCGCCGCTACGGCAGCGCCGTGTTCGACCCGTCACTGCGCCTGCAGGAGGACGGGGGGTTGGATGCCGACCAGAAGGCGGCCTGTATCAGCAAGATTGGAGAGTTTCTCGCCACGTTGCCGGACGCGCCGCTCGTCCTGATCAAGGACCTCCAGATCACGTTGCTGTCCGGTGTCTGGTTCGAAGCCGCGCGTCAGGCCGGCTTCGACGTCGCGGTCGTGAACATGGTGCGCCCACCGCAGGAAGTCATCGCGTCAGGCGCCGCAGACTTTCTGACATTGCCGGAACTCGGCAGCGCGTTGTGGCTGAAGTTCAATCTCCTGGCCGAGAGAGACACCCGCGACCTGCCCCGCGTCTTCGTCGAGTACGCCAACCTCCTCGAAGATTGGCGCCGGGAGGTGAAGCGCATCTCGGTGGCACTCGGCATCGATCTGGAAAACCGGGATGAGGACGCGATCGAAGAGTTCCTCACCCCGGACCTCCACCGTCAGCGGCGTACCGGGCCGGTGACAGAAACCTTTGGAACCGACTGGATTTCTGCCGTGTACGAGACGTTGCATGCCGCCGCACGCGATGAACCATGGGATCAGTCCGAGCTGGATCGTGTCTATTCGGCGTACCGAACGGGTGAACAGGGTTTCCGGGCGGTGTTCGAGAATTCCCTCCGCTTGAACAAGCTCAACCGTTTCATCCGGCCGTCGATCCTGAAGCTTCGCTACGAGGTCGTCGCGATGGCCCATCGGCGCCGCGGGACGTGGGCCTGACGCAACCCCGTCGGCCCGTCCAACGGGTGAGGCGTTGCGGACACTGCTGAGACGAAAGAGGCTGATTGGTGCCAGGACGAGAACGTCGGACATCCAAACGATCTGTGCGACCGGATAATCGGCTCGCGCTGGCCGACGAGGCCTTGCTGGCCGAGCATCGAGCCGCCGGAATGAACGTGGTTATTCAGGTCACCTGGCTCTATGACCGCAATGTGGATCTCGACGGGTTACGGCGGTTCCACCATCATCTCGGTCAGGGCTTGCTGGGGCGCCGCATCGAGCGGCCGGCGTTGCCGATCGCCCGGCATCGGTGGGTGGTGGATCGCGGGCCGGCGGACATCGAGGTGGCTGAATCGCCCCGTCCTCGCGCCGAGTTCAGTACGTGGGTCGACGAGCGGTCGCAACTTCCCGTGAATGCCGAATCGGGCCCGGGCTGGCACCTCGGTGTCCTTCCCCTCGATGACGGTTGCACCGCGGTCAGTCTGGTGCTGTCGCACAACTTGATCGACGGACTCGGGCTCGCGCTCGTCATCGTCGAAGGGGCACTGGGAAAAACGCGTGATCTCGGGTACCCCCCGCCACTGTCACGCACTCACCTCCGCGCGCTGGGGGAGGATGCCCGACAGACAGCGCGGGACCTGCCGAACGTGGGTCGGGCACTGGTCGGGGCGGTGAAATCGGCCCGTAAGCAGGCTCGCGCCAAGGTTGACGATCCCCGACCGCCGGTGCCGCGGCCCGCACCCGAAATGGCAGTCGGTGCCGATGACGTCGTTCTCGTTCCGGCCTTGACGGTCTACGTCAGTTTGGCTGACTGGGATGCGCGAGCAGAATCCCTCGGCGGAGCGAGTCACACACTGGCCGCGGCCTTCGCTGCCAAGTTCGGGGAACGTATCGGGCGCGTCCGCGCAACAGACGGCGCCGTCACCCTCCAGGTTCCGATCAGCGACCGCACGTCGATGGAGGACACCCGTGCCATGGCCCTGTCGTATGCGCGCGTCACCGTCGACCCGACCAACGCCACAACGGATCTGCGCGACGTCCGGGCTGCCGTCAAACAGACGCTGAGGACCTTGAAGGAGACGCCAGACGAGTCCAACCAGCTCCTGTGGCTTCCGTCGTTCGTGCCGAAGCGCATGCTGAAACAGATGGTCGCGAGGGCCCCCGCCGACCCCGACCAGGCGGTGTTTTCCTCCTACCTCGGCGATCTGAGCTCGTTGATCAGCCAGGCCGATGGCACCGCGGCCCCGTTCGCCAACGCCCGCACTACCGGTCAACGAGAATCCCGACGGCTCCTCGAACGAACCGGTGGTCGCGCGGTCATCCTCTCCGGACGCTTGAGCGGCAAGATCTTTATCAGCATCGGCGCCTATCAGCCCGGTGCTGCCAACACCCCGTGCGCATTGCGTGAGCTGGCCGCGCTGACGCTGGCTGATTTCGGCCTTACTGGCGAGATCCACTGACGTTCGCGTAAAACCCTGGGTAGCCTTTATCGTTCGACCCTGAACAGCCGGTGCTACGGCGTGCTCGCAACGGTCGGCTGGTGACCTCATGTCGAAAGAAGCGCTATGAAGTTGGTGCTGGCAAGCTACGGGACTCGCGGCGATGTCGAGCCCTGCGTTGCGGTTGGTCGTGAGTTGCAGCGCCGCGGGCATGATGTGCGCGTGGCGGTACCACCCGACCTGGTCGGCTTCGCCGAGGCGGCTGGGCTTGTGACCGTGCCGTACGGGCCGGACACCGCGGTATGGGCGGATGCGCACCGCGACTTCTGGATCCGATTCTTCGCCAAATTCTGGAATGTCCGCGAACTGATCAAACTGCTCCGGGAAATGCGCGAGATCGGGGAGTCTGTCGTCCGGTTCTGGGAGGAGATCGCCACCACGCTGAGGACGCTGACCGACGGTGCCGACCTGCTCATCACGTTTCTGAATTTTGAGCCGCCGGCGCTGAATGTCGCCGAATACTACGGCATTCCGTTGGCGACAGTGCACGTCTCACCCGTGCGGCCCAACGGCCGGATGCTGGCGTTCCTGCCGCCGTCGCTGGGCCGCTACACACTGATGCTGTACGAGTGGGCCAACTGGCGCGGGGTGAAGAAGCTCGACGCCGCGCAACGCCGTCAACTCGGTCTACCGAAGGCCACCGGTTCCTCGCCACGTCGGATCACCGAACGCGGATCCCTGGAAGTCCAAGCCTACGATCAGGTTTGCTTTCCCGGGTTGGCCACCGAATGGGCGAAATGGGAGAACCAACGCCCGTTCGTCGGTGCGCTCACGATGGAGTTGACCACCGAGGCCGATGACGAGGTCGCGACCTGGATCGCCTCTGGGCCCCCGCCCATCTTCTTCAGCTTCGGGAGTACACCGGTCAAATCTCCCGCCGACACGCTGTCGATGATCGACACGGCATGCGCGCGGGTGGGCGAGCGGGCATTGGTGTGCGCCGGCTCGAGTGATTTCAGCCAGATACCCGATTCAGATCGGGTAAAAGTCGTGGACACAATGAATTTCGCCGCCGTATTCCCGGCCTGCCGCGCACTGGTACACCACGGTGGCATGGGCACCATGTCGGCAGGCCTGCGCGCCGGTGTTCCCATGCTGGTCTTCTGGACTGCGCTCGACCAGGCGATCTGGGCAGCTCGCGTCAAACGGTTGAAAGTCGGTTTCGGACGGCGCATCTCGGCTGCCACCAGCGAATCGCTGGCCGCTGACCTGCGCACGATCCTCGACCCGAAATACGTTGTCCGGGCCCGCGAGGTCGCCACTCAGATGACCAGACCGGAAGACAGCGTCACCAGCACGGCTGATTTCCTGGAGCGATTCGCCAAATCCAGGCAGTGACCCCGGAGCGCATGTCAGCCAGACATCGGCTCAGATGACGCCCAAACCTCTTACTATCTGCAACAACCCGATCATCACGAAGATCCCGATCATCACCTGGCGGCGGTTGGCCAGCGCCCAGTCATGGACCGGTTGCAGCACCGTGTGGGTTCGCACCGGGGCGATCAGGTGGCTGACGACGGCGACCTCGAAAATCGTGAACATCGCGACGACGAACAGGATCACGGCGATGATCTGAGTGCCCGTGCCGGCTCCGGAGGAGACGACCGTCGTCGCCACGAACAGGACCAGCGGGAATCCCGGCAGAAACCCCATGCCGCACACCAGGGCGACCCACAATGCGCCACTGTCCCAGGCTCTTTGAAGACGGCCGAACAGCCGCCGAATCGCGGATCCGCTCTCCCCGGCATCGGCCACCGCCGCGAACGGCGACGAGATCGGAGTCTGGCCTTCGGATTCGGGCACTTCCCCGGTGGCGGCGGCGCTGGGTGTCGGTACGTGCGTTCGGCGACGCACCCAGAAACGGACGGCGATCAACCCGGCGACCACCAGCACGAGCACACCCAGACCGAGTTGTATGTGTCTCGTCGCGTCGCTCGCAGCCGGGGCATCAGGGCTGAACATGGGAGCACGGTGCAGCAACATCACCGGGACCAGCAGCGCCGGGATATTCGTGATGAGAGCGCCGATCCAGCACACGAGCAGGTTCTGCACCGGCCGCGGGCGGGAGATCACCAGCAGGATGAGGGCCAGAAGCGCGGGATTGAACGCCATCAGAATCGCCATCCCGAGTAGTGAGCCCCACACGGCCCGGAACACTACCGGCTGCGTAAATTTATTTTCGGCCATTGGCAACCCTGGTCGATCTTGATCTGGTTGATCCCGTCGGCAAAGTGGCAGTTGCCGGGGTATGAGCCACGTCGAGCAACCCTGCGTCGACGTGATTCCAACCGAATCATGCCCAGTTGCTTCCGGATTCACCTCATCGGTTTTGGACCGGAACCGACCGGGGATGGGGATAATGGCCACTGCCTCCGGCAGCTCACGGGTGTGGCAACTGAAAGGTTAGAGGTCTCCGCGATGAAGTTTGTGCTGGCGTTCTATGGGACTCGTGGTGATGTCGAGCCTGGAGTGGCGGTCGGCCGTGAGTTGTTGCGCCGCGGCCACGACGTCCGCATGGCCGTCTCGCCCGATCTGGTCGAGTTCGTGGCGGCGGCTGGGCCGGTGGCCATCCCGTGCGGACCGGATGTGCGTGTGTGGCAGGACCTGAACCGTGACTTCTGGGCGCGGTTCTTGCGGAAGTTCTGGAGGAACTTCTGGAGGGTCCGGGATCTGGTCGGGTTGCTGCGCGAGGAATGGCACCTTTTCGACCAGTACTGGCAAGAGGTCAGCAGGACCTTGATGTCGTCGGCGGAGGGGGCGGACCTGCTGTTCACCGGTGTGATCGGTGAGGAGGCGGCCGGCAACGTCGCCGAAGCTTGCGACATCCCGTTCGCCATGCTGCACGTGTTCCCGATGCGGCCCAACGGTCAGCTCGTTCCGGCCCTGCCGGCCTGGCTGGCTCGTCCGATGATGAGAGGTTCGGAGTGGCTGAGCTGGCCCATGATGAAGAGGCTCGAGGATCCGCAGCGCCGTGAACTGGGCCTGCCGAAGGCCACCGGCCCCTCCGCGTGGAGGGTGGCCGAACGTGGCTCGCTGGAGATACAGGCCTACGACGAGATTTTCTTTCCCGGGCTGGCCGACGAATGGGCGGCATGGGAGAGTCACCGACCGTTTGTCGGCGCCCTCACGATGGAGTTGCCGACGGACGGCGACGACGAAGTCGCTGCGTGGATTGCTGCCGGAAGTCCGCCGATCTGCTTCGGATTCGGCAGCATGCCAGTCGACTCAGGCGCTGAGATGCTCGCGATGATCAGCGCCGCTTGTGCGGAGGTGGGCGAGCGGGGGTTGGTGTGCGCCGGTTCGAGCGACTTCAGCGACGTCCCACATTCCGACCACATCAAAGTGGTGGACACGCTGAATTACGCCGCGACCTTTCCGGCGTGCCGCGCGGTCGTGCACCACGGCGGTGCGGGAACCACGGCCGCGGGGTTACGCGCCGGAATGCCCACATTGGTGCTTTCGACGGACCTCGACCAGACGCTGTGGGGAGCGCGAGTCAAGCAGATGAAAGTGGGTACCGCCCGGCGGCTTTCGGCCACCACACCGAAATCGTTGATCGATGATCTGCGTACGGTTCTGGAGCCGCAGTACGCAACCCGTGCCCGCGAGATCGCAACCCGGATGACCAAGCCCTCCGAAAGCGTTGTGACCACCGCAGATCTGCTGGAGAAGTTCGCCAGCCTCAAGCAGGTCTCGCCGCGCCCGAAACTCTTGGATTTCTGACCGCTGACGCCTTGTCGCCAACCAGAGTTGGCCGCACGCGGGTGACTTTGTGGCTTCGGTCCGGATCGCGCCCGCGATGATCCATGATGGTGTACGTGGACAGTGGAATCCGCGACATTGCGAGTATGCCCCGAGGTGGGCCGGACGCTTCCTGGCTGGACCGGCGGCTGCAGACGAACAGGTTGGAGTACCTGGACCGCGACGATGTCGACGATCTGAAGCACAAGGTCATGGATTCACTCGATCGGGCCGGAGCGCGACGGGGGATCGGTATCCACGACAAGTGTGTCCGGATGGTGCTTCGCGAGGTGGCGGACGTGCCCGCTCCGAAGATCCTCGAACTCGGTGCCGGTCTCGGCGGGCTCTCGCGCAAACTGCTGGAGAAGCATCCCACTGCCCACGTCACGGTGACCGACATCGAGCCGGCGTTTGTCGCGGGCATGGCCGCAGGCGATCTCGGCAGCCATCCCCGCGCCACCATACGGCACATGGATGCCACCGAAATCGATTCGCCGGCACGAGCTTACGACCTCGCGGTGTTCGCGTTGTCGCTGCACCACCTGCCCCCTGAACTCGCCGTCCGGGTGTTCGCGGCAGGCACCCGGGCAGCGAAGAAGCTCCTGATAGTCGACCTTCCCCGGCCGCCGGCGCCGGTACACGTCATTCTGCTGGCGGCGGTGCTCCCACTCATCAGGATCTCGCCGTTGCAACACGATGGATTCATCAGCTCGCTGCGCGCCTACAGCCCGTCGGCCCTGCGCGCACTGGGCCGCCATGCGGACCCGTCCATCACTGTCGAGTTTCGGAGCCGGCGAGGGTTGGGCCCGACGGTCGCGGTTGCCAGTCGGCCGACGGAGCAGGTGCGGCCCGAGCTGAGTGGCGCCTAGCCGCCATCTCAGATGCTGTTCAGGCCCTTGGCGATCAGCATGATGCCGGCAAGCACGCACATGGCCACCAAGATCTTTCGATGGTGGGCCCACGCCCAATCGTGCAGCCGCTGCAGTATCGCTTCGGTCTTCGAAGGTGCGACGAGATAGCTGACGAGAACGATCTCGACAACGGCGAGCATGCCGACGATGAAGGCGATGGTGGCGGCGATCTGAGTGCCGACCGCCGCTCCCGAGACCACGACGATGGCAAGCAGGAACAGCGCCACATCCGGCGGCGTTCCGGCAAACGAGAAGCCGATCACGAACGAGACCCACAGGGATCCGCTCTCCCACGCGTCGTGGCCGCGTCGCAGCAGCCGCCGGAACACAGACCCGCCCTCTGCCGGCGCCTCCCGGGCACGCGCCAGGAGCCGCGAGACCGGCGTCTCCGTATTCGAATCCGAGACCAGCGTCGACGTGCCGCTCTCCGCAGCCGAGACCGTCGCCCGCTGACGCACCCAGAAGTGCACCGTCAGCGCCGTGGCAGTGGTCAGCGCCAGCAGGCCCATGCCGATTTGAATGTAACCGCCGGTGGAGCTCTTGGCCCATGCCTCCGCGGTGGACTTGAACATGGGCGTGCCGTGGAGCAACACGAGCGGAAGCACCAACGTGGGAATACACGCCGTCACGCAGCCTGCTCCGAACACGAGCAGATTCTGAACCGGGCGGGGGCGCGAGATCACGAGCAGGGTGATGCCAAGACGCATGGGATCGAGCCCGACCAGAATTCCCAGAGCAAGCACCGAACCCCACACGGCCGAAACACTACCGGGTTGCTGTTTCCTGTCAGCTCTTTTGGCGCCTTGGTTGCTGTGAGTCGGCGGTGCGGTCCGCCAAAGTCGGCTTGCCAGTGAGAAGTTCGCCTGCGCAACCACCATGGTGGCGTGGCCGTTTCGGCACGGACGACCGACCTCCAACGGTATGCTTTTTCGGTTGCTTCGAGTTCCCTGAGGATGGTCGAGTGAGCGCGGTTACCACAGATTGCCGACTATGCGGATCGACCGGTCCCCACCGGACAATTGAAGTTCGCGAGATGATGTTCGGCACTCGCGAGCTATTTGAATATTTTTGCTGCAACGAGTGCGAAACCTTGCAGATCCACAATGCACTCGAGGGCGAGGAACTCCTGCGTCACTATCCGCCAAATTACTACTCGCACAATGCGTCAGCCGAGCCGAGCGCATTCCGGTGGCTGGTGACCCAGCACGACACATTCAAGCTGGGCCGCGGCAGCCGGATACTCGGTGCCGTCATCCGGGCCAGGGTGTCTGAAGGCATCTTCCGCGTGCTTCTCGGTGGGGATGTCATCAGAATGCTCGCTGAGCTCCGAATTGAACGGGACGCGCGAATTCTTGACGTGGGCTGTGGAAGCGGTGCATTGCTTGACCGGTTGACCAGAATTGGATTCAACAATTTGCTCGGCGCAGACCCGTTCATCGAGGCTGATGGCGAGTCGGCTGAAGGTGTGCCGCTGATGAAGCGTGATTTGAGCGCGGTGCCCGACAAATTTGATTTCATCATGTTCAATCATTCTCTCGAACACGTGCCCGACCCCGTCGAGACCCTCAAAGCGGCATACGAGAAGCTCGCGGAGGGCGGTATGTGCCTGGCTCGGGTGCCGACGACCTCGTCAGAGGCCTGGGCCACCTACGAGGCGGACTGGGTACAGGCCGATGCACCTCGGCATATGGTCATACCTTCGCGACAAGGAATGGCCATGGCGGCGGCAAAGGCCGGACTGCGCGTGGAGAGGACATTTGACGACTCGAATTTGGGCCAGTTCCTCGGCAGCGAAGCTTATCGACGTGACGTCGCGGTGACTGATCCGAAGATACTTCGCATGTTCGGACCCAAGCAGCTGTGGCAGTGGGAGAAACGCGCAGTGCAGCTGAACGAGCAGGGGCGTGGTGACCAGACGGGGTTCGTCTTGCGGGCGATGTGAGTCTCCGTGACGCCTCGAACGTGAGAAATTAGCTGCGAGGTTCGGCTGCTCCGGTTCGCACCGGCCTGCGCAAATCGCTCCGCAGCTCTTTGGCGGATCCGGCGTGCCGGAAACCCACACTGCCGCAACATTTTCGCGGAAGGCTCCAGGCGAATGTCGCGGCGCGGCGGCCGTACTTGCCGAGAAGCCGTCGCCGGACCGGGAGAGCCACGCAGAGCGATGCCCAATTGCCATGACTGCGGAGTGCGATCGAAACCCGCGGCGCTTGCCTCCCGCACGAATCGACGAAACCGGGCCGGATACGTACCAGGTCGCGGCTAGAGTCATCGCAACCAACTGGCGATACGCACCCCGGGGGCCCTTTTCACGTGACCGATCTCGACGTTCGATCTCTCTACCTCGACCTGATGCGAGGCAATCTCACCAGGTACGGGATGCATGAGCGGATGCCCGCGCAGTGGACACTGCGGCGTCGTCTCTATTTCAAGACCCTCAATCGCATGATGGTGCGCGGCGGGGCGCATCGTCTTGCCCGCGCCACCCCGAACGAGAATCGCAGCACGCTGGTTCAGCACAAACGGGACTTGGGCATCGATTGGCCGGCGGAGGCCGAGACGATGATCGGAATGCAGCGACTCACCAGTCTGCAGCATTGCGTCGAGACGGTACTGACGGAGAACATCCCAGGCGACCTGATCGAATGTGGAGTGTGGCGCGGCGGGGCCTGCATCCTGATGCGGGCCGTACTGGCCGCCTATGGCGATGAGACGCGAAATGTGTGGGTGGCGGATTCGTTCGAGGGGCTGCCACCGGCAGATCCCGAGAACTACAAGGCCGACAAGGGACTCCGGACGCAGAGCCTCGCCGGTATCCTCGGCGTGCCCGAGACCGAGGTCAGGGCGAACTTCCAGCGGTACGGACTGCTGGATGACCAGGTCCGATTTCTTCCGGGTTGGTTCAAGGACACGCTGCACGATGCGCCGATCGATCGGATCGCCGTCCTGCGGATCGATGGTGATCTGTACGAATCCACGATCCAAGCGCTCGAAGCGCTCTACCCGCGGCTCTCACCGGGGGGTTTCTGCATCATCGACGACTACCACGATCTCAAGCCGTGCCGGGAGGCAGTGACCGAATACCGGGCCGAGCACGGTATCACCGCCGACATCGTCGACATCGACGGAACGGCCGTGCTCTGGCGCAAGTAACGCTGCGAGGCACGCTTTTCGGGACAATCCAGCTCGGTGGCATGCGCCGGCGGGAGGCGCTGCCGTACAGAGGAATCCGGTCAGAACGCAGAACTTCTGGATCTCGTGTCGACGGTGTGCGTATCGCGTTATGCTGCCGAGCAGTTGAGCGTCGGCCACGTGACGGCCGCTGTCATTTCGCTCGCGCAAGGGAAGTCAGAGGCCAGAATCTGCGATGAAGTTCGTCCTGGCGAGCTACGGAACACGCGGCGACATCGAGCCCTGTGTCGCTGTCGGCCGAGAGCTGTTGCATCGAGGGCACGAGGTGCACATGGCTGTCCCGCCCGACCTGGTCTCATTCGCTGAAGCGGCCGGGCCCACCGCGGTCCCGTACGGACCAGATCTGCAGGCCGTGCTGGATGCGCACCGCAACTTCTGGACGCACTTCTTCCGCAATTTCTGGAAGGTCCGGGAAACGATCGAGTTGCGGCGGGAGGTCGTCGAACCGTTTCTCCAGTGCTGGAAGGACATCATCGCCACGCTGACGTCCTTGGCCGAAGGGGCCGACCTGCTGTTCACGGGCGTGAACTTCGAGGATGCCGCGGGAAATGTCGCCGAGTATCACGACATTCCGTTGGCCACGCTCCACCTGTTCCCGTTGCGGGCCAACGGCCAGTTCGTACCGTTTCTACCGGCCCCGATGAGTCGTTCCGCGATGAAGGCCGCCGAGTGGATTGCGTGGCGCAACGCCAAGAAAGTCGAGGGCGTACAACGCGGTGAGTTGGCCCTGCCCAAGGCCACGTCGCCGTCACCCTGGCGGCTCACCGCGCGAGGCTGCCTGGAGATCCAGGGCTACGACGATGTCTGCTTCCCCGGACTGTCCGCCGAATGGGCGCAATGGTCTGAGCAACGGCCCTTTGTCGGGGCCTTGACGATGGATCTCCCCGGGGATGCCGATGACGAGGTCGCGGCGTGGATCGCCGCGGGTACACCGCCGATCTTCTTCGGCTTCGGCAGCTTGCCGATGGCGTCCGGCGCCAAGACGCTGGCCATGATCGACTCCGCCTGCGCTCAGCTGGGGGAGCGGGCACTGGTGTGTGCCGCCGGTACCGACTTGAACGACGTTCCGCGATCTGACCACGTCAAAGTCGTCGGCGCGATGAACTATGCGACCGCGTTTCCGGCCTGCCGCGCGGTCGTGCACCACGGCGGGTTGGGCACCACCGCTGCGGGCCTACGCGCCGGCGTTCCCACGGTGATCCTGTCGACCGACCTCGATCAGACGTTGTGGGGCCGACAGGTGAAACAGCTGAAAGTAGGTACTGCCCGGCGCTTTTCGGAAACCACCGAGAAAACCTTGGTGACAGACCTGCGCACGGTGCTCGACCCACAGTACGTCGCGCGCGCCCGGGAGGTCGCCACGCGAATGACCAAGGCCGCCGACAGCGTGCTGGCCACGGCCGACCTCGTGGAGAAGTTCGCCGGCCTCGGTCGGCGTTGACCGAGG
The genomic region above belongs to Mycolicibacterium sp. HK-90 and contains:
- a CDS encoding sulfotransferase family protein — encoded protein: MSHVGNGGSPVRPVALFVLGVPRSGTSAVTRVLSLCGATLPAGLSGADPRNPRGYWEPRAALHLNNTILRRYGSAVFDPSLRLQEDGGLDADQKAACISKIGEFLATLPDAPLVLIKDLQITLLSGVWFEAARQAGFDVAVVNMVRPPQEVIASGAADFLTLPELGSALWLKFNLLAERDTRDLPRVFVEYANLLEDWRREVKRISVALGIDLENRDEDAIEEFLTPDLHRQRRTGPVTETFGTDWISAVYETLHAAARDEPWDQSELDRVYSAYRTGEQGFRAVFENSLRLNKLNRFIRPSILKLRYEVVAMAHRRRGTWA
- a CDS encoding glycosyltransferase, with the translated sequence MKLVLASYGTRGDVEPCVAVGRELQRRGHDVRVAVPPDLVGFAEAAGLVTVPYGPDTAVWADAHRDFWIRFFAKFWNVRELIKLLREMREIGESVVRFWEEIATTLRTLTDGADLLITFLNFEPPALNVAEYYGIPLATVHVSPVRPNGRMLAFLPPSLGRYTLMLYEWANWRGVKKLDAAQRRQLGLPKATGSSPRRITERGSLEVQAYDQVCFPGLATEWAKWENQRPFVGALTMELTTEADDEVATWIASGPPPIFFSFGSTPVKSPADTLSMIDTACARVGERALVCAGSSDFSQIPDSDRVKVVDTMNFAAVFPACRALVHHGGMGTMSAGLRAGVPMLVFWTALDQAIWAARVKRLKVGFGRRISAATSESLAADLRTILDPKYVVRAREVATQMTRPEDSVTSTADFLERFAKSRQ
- a CDS encoding GAP family protein, which produces MWGSLLGMAILMAFNPALLALILLVISRPRPVQNLLVCWIGALITNIPALLVPVMLLHRAPMFSPDAPAASDATRHIQLGLGVLVLVVAGLIAVRFWVRRRTHVPTPSAAATGEVPESEGQTPISSPFAAVADAGESGSAIRRLFGRLQRAWDSGALWVALVCGMGFLPGFPLVLFVATTVVSSGAGTGTQIIAVILFVVAMFTIFEVAVVSHLIAPVRTHTVLQPVHDWALANRRQVMIGIFVMIGLLQIVRGLGVI
- a CDS encoding glycosyltransferase, producing MKFVLAFYGTRGDVEPGVAVGRELLRRGHDVRMAVSPDLVEFVAAAGPVAIPCGPDVRVWQDLNRDFWARFLRKFWRNFWRVRDLVGLLREEWHLFDQYWQEVSRTLMSSAEGADLLFTGVIGEEAAGNVAEACDIPFAMLHVFPMRPNGQLVPALPAWLARPMMRGSEWLSWPMMKRLEDPQRRELGLPKATGPSAWRVAERGSLEIQAYDEIFFPGLADEWAAWESHRPFVGALTMELPTDGDDEVAAWIAAGSPPICFGFGSMPVDSGAEMLAMISAACAEVGERGLVCAGSSDFSDVPHSDHIKVVDTLNYAATFPACRAVVHHGGAGTTAAGLRAGMPTLVLSTDLDQTLWGARVKQMKVGTARRLSATTPKSLIDDLRTVLEPQYATRAREIATRMTKPSESVVTTADLLEKFASLKQVSPRPKLLDF
- a CDS encoding class I SAM-dependent methyltransferase, translating into MVYVDSGIRDIASMPRGGPDASWLDRRLQTNRLEYLDRDDVDDLKHKVMDSLDRAGARRGIGIHDKCVRMVLREVADVPAPKILELGAGLGGLSRKLLEKHPTAHVTVTDIEPAFVAGMAAGDLGSHPRATIRHMDATEIDSPARAYDLAVFALSLHHLPPELAVRVFAAGTRAAKKLLIVDLPRPPAPVHVILLAAVLPLIRISPLQHDGFISSLRAYSPSALRALGRHADPSITVEFRSRRGLGPTVAVASRPTEQVRPELSGA
- a CDS encoding GAP family protein is translated as MWGSVLALGILVGLDPMRLGITLLVISRPRPVQNLLVFGAGCVTACIPTLVLPLVLLHGTPMFKSTAEAWAKSSTGGYIQIGMGLLALTTATALTVHFWVRQRATVSAAESGTSTLVSDSNTETPVSRLLARAREAPAEGGSVFRRLLRRGHDAWESGSLWVSFVIGFSFAGTPPDVALFLLAIVVVSGAAVGTQIAATIAFIVGMLAVVEIVLVSYLVAPSKTEAILQRLHDWAWAHHRKILVAMCVLAGIMLIAKGLNSI
- a CDS encoding class I SAM-dependent methyltransferase, producing the protein MSAVTTDCRLCGSTGPHRTIEVREMMFGTRELFEYFCCNECETLQIHNALEGEELLRHYPPNYYSHNASAEPSAFRWLVTQHDTFKLGRGSRILGAVIRARVSEGIFRVLLGGDVIRMLAELRIERDARILDVGCGSGALLDRLTRIGFNNLLGADPFIEADGESAEGVPLMKRDLSAVPDKFDFIMFNHSLEHVPDPVETLKAAYEKLAEGGMCLARVPTTSSEAWATYEADWVQADAPRHMVIPSRQGMAMAAAKAGLRVERTFDDSNLGQFLGSEAYRRDVAVTDPKILRMFGPKQLWQWEKRAVQLNEQGRGDQTGFVLRAM
- a CDS encoding TylF/MycF/NovP-related O-methyltransferase, translating into MTDLDVRSLYLDLMRGNLTRYGMHERMPAQWTLRRRLYFKTLNRMMVRGGAHRLARATPNENRSTLVQHKRDLGIDWPAEAETMIGMQRLTSLQHCVETVLTENIPGDLIECGVWRGGACILMRAVLAAYGDETRNVWVADSFEGLPPADPENYKADKGLRTQSLAGILGVPETEVRANFQRYGLLDDQVRFLPGWFKDTLHDAPIDRIAVLRIDGDLYESTIQALEALYPRLSPGGFCIIDDYHDLKPCREAVTEYRAEHGITADIVDIDGTAVLWRK
- a CDS encoding glycosyltransferase; the encoded protein is MKFVLASYGTRGDIEPCVAVGRELLHRGHEVHMAVPPDLVSFAEAAGPTAVPYGPDLQAVLDAHRNFWTHFFRNFWKVRETIELRREVVEPFLQCWKDIIATLTSLAEGADLLFTGVNFEDAAGNVAEYHDIPLATLHLFPLRANGQFVPFLPAPMSRSAMKAAEWIAWRNAKKVEGVQRGELALPKATSPSPWRLTARGCLEIQGYDDVCFPGLSAEWAQWSEQRPFVGALTMDLPGDADDEVAAWIAAGTPPIFFGFGSLPMASGAKTLAMIDSACAQLGERALVCAAGTDLNDVPRSDHVKVVGAMNYATAFPACRAVVHHGGLGTTAAGLRAGVPTVILSTDLDQTLWGRQVKQLKVGTARRFSETTEKTLVTDLRTVLDPQYVARAREVATRMTKAADSVLATADLVEKFAGLGRR